A genomic stretch from Hermetia illucens chromosome 7, iHerIll2.2.curated.20191125, whole genome shotgun sequence includes:
- the LOC119660737 gene encoding tau-tubulin kinase homolog Asator isoform X1: MYIFDDKSRNDLEQGLAKPAQSGLRLGNALQRSATLPANPKKLTKPRVTFRVRSPSTDQNNNNNIKMTSEDLLQPGHVVKERWKVVRKIGGGGFGEIYEGQDLITREQVALKVESARQPKQVLKMEVAVLKKLQGKEHVCRFIGCGRNDRFNYVVMQLQGKNLAELRRAQPRGAFSLSTTLRLGVQILKAIESIHSVGFLHRDIKPSNFSIGRLPYNCRRVYMLDFGLARQYTTGTGEVRCPRAAAGFRGTVRYASINAHRNREMGRHDDLWSLFYMLVEFVNGQLPWRKIKDKEQVGLMKEKYDHRLLLKHLPSDLKQFLEHIQSLTYADKPNYAMLESLFERCMKRRGVKESDPYDWEKSDATGNSNSSQGNNVQMQAKNEYLHGNVTQMTVAASNASGTDCVVRRRNEIDTVQMATTEPVNHHKDKVDKNCNATTSPHHEINSGLNENNTIDQHHQREPRENTQQQHTRSQMYTAPPNQPQNLSSFLKLNSNDQEDQNQPNNAHLQHNMQGVSMQPMKAQLVSSERDTAPQTHYHQSHSRSDHQPAHHHHHQSIHASLQKKIHSSVQESNQNTHMTGNPMKTASAGAIPSLAGVVSSPHRTAQTGTTDGEAAHNFFCGNENASSCNKLPKSSQEKSTYGRLRVFTAPPTSVHELAGTTAETGSPRETEGSPFSFDLNKMEFRNQRHSAGGGGSGSVGMNITGGRRSNLRPSSGSGSTHRLSSSGGDRGGLSIGGNRDHSVTQFALIDDENVSALQQVTKGGGALTLASQWKSQFDDSEETTDNEWKQEPQSPDHKDKSNLGSHSQPNLINRQPQIRRREIKRKKCNLNIAGIENYSNLHELLPHCWSEPALGNVLRRDLKPPVIQQAAFDDTVFRMDIIRNVGIRQTVADSAVPEETALIDLDNCKVINSSDKMVDASVAPNQKLINAKRFRNSLPNIALNSAPDVTVSARPPSPPLQQLINSFDTHLKLNIFNNTHNVIQSSHNHADASYTSQQNNSKAIFNSNCEMKLPPAKVEKIECDFNLDPTETNESHVRAESINNSVDNRDKILGVDQQDEEGCAVSGRLEIRVIPKESPNPDESIYFDALANGTSINIKNINIVRNGVLDLQHYLLGNNNQNSAAVSTTSHFQTPTSHVCPEVHQTSVAATKSKTVNDRPSSQISSTVPLNESKLIHQDQSEDYHNLQSVFHSHQQIGNTNLTENCDGEDNSKVLDESAVIAARTQDPRHEAASFNKVKLDDPTQKEQYECIHHKDNLVPSGISSGVASRIPVLNTSLRLSKCASWSGCDVQPSGHIVTAAGNSSAGTASNSSAATTTTTTISNNAQLNVDMIDLTPALRRRRQTEKYVTDPSQLNLRFQRPRSRHINRNRGIPTHMLGTFEDNSSDNSGEEKQHQQHPSDINNSSLVDTLQSTQSHHINTPLSSATTSCNHVAGENIIAEFDRSLRNDITPPPGAPKPENSARLRRYRYNLE, encoded by the exons ATGTATATATTTGACGACAAAAG TAGAAATGATTTGGAACAAGGTCTTGCTAAGCCGGCACAGAGCGGTCTAAGGCTTGGCAATGCACTCCAGCGCTCCGCAACTCTTCCTGCCAATCCAAAAAAATTGACCAAACCGCGGGTTACATTCCGTGTTCGTTCACCATCAACAGAtcaaaacaataacaataatataaaaatgaCATCGGAAGATCTGCTGCAGCCCGGTCACGTGGTCAAAGAACGGTGGAAA GTTGTCCGTAAAATCGGTGGCGGAGGTTTTGGAGAAATTTATGAAGGACAAGATTTAATAACTCGTGAACAAGTCGCACTAAAAGTTGAATCTGCACGGCAACCGAAGCAAGTTTTGAAAATGGAAGTCGCCGTACTTAAAAAACTACAAGGGAAAGAACATGTTTGCAGATTTATCGGATGCGGAAGGAATGATCGGTTCAATTATGTGGTTATGCAgttgcaaggaaaaaacttagCTGAGCTGAGACGTGCCCAACCACGTGGTGCATTTTCTCTGAGTACAACGTTGCGTTTAGGAGTCCAAATTTTGAAAGCAATTGAGTCAATACATTCAGTTGGATTTCTTCACCGAGATATAAAGCCG AGCAACTTCTCAATTGGACGTTTGCCATATAATTGCCGCAGAGTTTATATGCTTGACTTTGGACTAGCGCGACAATATACTACTGGTACAGGAGAAGTGCGTTGCCCACGAGCAGCAGCAGGATTTAGAGGCACGGTACGATACGCTTCAATAAATGCTCATCGGAATAGGGAAATGGGTAGACATGACGACTTGTGGTCACTATTTTATATGTTGGTTGAATTTGTAAATGGACAACTTCCCTGGCGAAAAATCAAAGATAAAGAACAAGTAGgattaatgaaagaaaaatatgaTCATCGACTTCTACTCAAACATCTGCCGTCAGATTTAAAACAATTTCTAGAGCATATACAATCCCTTACATATGCAGATAAGCCAAATTATGCT ATGTTAGAGTCATTATTTGAGAGATGTATGAAACGACGAGGTGTCAAAGAATCAGATCCATACGACTGGGAAAAAAGTGATGCAACTGGGAACTCAAACTCTAGTCAAGGAAATAACGTCCAAATGCAAGCTAAAAATGAATACCTCCATGGAAATGTCACTCAAATGACTGTTGCTGCTTCAAATGCGAGTGGAACTGACTGC GTGGTCCGAAGGCGTAATGAAATCGATACTGTTCAGATGGCAACAACAGAGCCAGTCAATCACCATAAAGATAAG GTTGATAAAAATTGTAATGCCACTACTTCGCCTCATCACGAAATCAATTCAggattaaatgaaaataatacaattgatcaacatcatcaacgtgAACCACGGGAGAACACACAACAACAGCATACACGGTCACAAATGTATACCGCACCACCCAATCAACCACAGAATTTGTCGTCGTTCTTGAAATTGAATTCGAACGATCAAGAAGATCAAAATCAACCAAATAATGCTCATCTACAGCACAACATGCAAGGAGTATCAATGCAACCTATGAAG GCGCAATTGGTTTCGAGCGAACGTGATACTGCGCCACAAACACATTATCATCAATCGCATTCGCGAAGCGATCACCAGCCGGCCCATCATCACCACCACCAAAGTATTCATGCTtcactgcaaaaaaaaattcattcctCGGTACAAGAATCGAACCAAAATACTCATATGACTGGAAATCCTATGAAAACCGCGTCAGCCGGAGCAATTCCTTCGCTTGCAGGGGTAGTTAGCTCACCACACCGAACAGCTCAGACCGGAACCACTGATGGAGAGGCGgcacataattttttttgtgggaATGAGAATGCGAGTAGTTGCAATAAGCTTCCCAAGTCTAGTCAGGAAAAGTCAACTTATGGTCGGCTGCGAGTGTTCACCGCTCCACCTACCTCAGTTCACGAACTAGCGGGAACAACGGCAGAAACAGGATCACCCCGTGAAACAGAAGGGTCACCCTTTTCTTTCGACTTGAATAAAATGGAATTTCGAAACCAAAGGCATTCAGCTGGGGGTGGTGGTAGCGGAAGCGTTGGTATGAATATCACAGGTGGTCGACGATCGAATTTGCGCCCTTCTTCAGGCTCGGGATCAACACATCGCCTAAGTTCATCAGGTGGTGATAGAGGTGGTTTAAGCATTGGCGGAAACCGAGATCATTCAGTTACGCAGTTCGCCCTTATCGATGATGAAAATGTTTCTGCTCTGCAACAGGTGACAAAAGGCGGTGGTGCTTTAACTTTAGCGTCGCAATGGAAGAGCCAGTTTGATGATTCAGAGGAAACCACGGATAACGAGTGGAAACAAGAACCGCAG AGCCCTGATCATAAAGATAAAAGCAATTTAGGATCACATTCACAACCTAATTTAATAAATAGGCAACCACAAATACGCCGTCGTGAAATCAAACGTAAAAA ATGTAATTTAAATATAGCTGGAATTGAGAATTACAGCAATTTACATGAATTGCTTCCACATTGCTGGTCCGAACCAGCTCTAGGAAATGTTTTACGTCGCGATCTAAAGCCACCTGTTATCCAACAAGCTGCATTTGACGATACG GTATTTCGTATGGATATTATTCGAAACGTTGGTATTCGACAAACTGTAGCCGACTCCGCTGTCCCAGAGGAAACAGCATTGATTGATCTAGATAACTGCAAGGTCATAAATTCCTCCGATAAAATGGTTGACGCGTCAGTAGCTCCGAACCAGAAGCTGATTAATGCAAAGAGATTCCGCAATAGTTTACCAAATATCGCATTAAATAGTGCTCCAGATGTTACAGTATCTGCACGACCGCCATCACCGCCACTTCAACAACTAATCAATTCATTTGATACGCATTTAAAactgaatattttcaataatactCATAATGTTATACAAAGTAGTCATAATCACGCTGATGCCAGTTATACGAGCCAGCAAAACAATAGTAAAGCGATATTCAACTCGAATTGCGAAATGAAATTGCCACCAGCAAAAGTAGAGAAAATTGAATGTGACTTTAACTTGGATCCCACGGAAACGAACGAGAGTCACGTTAGAGCTGAATCGATAAATAATAGTGTTGATAACAGAGACAAAATTCTAGGGGTTGACCAACAGGATGAAGAAGGATGCGCTGTCAGCGGTCGGTTGGAAATTCGTGTCATTCCAAAAG AGAGCCCGAATCCTGATGAATCGATTTATTTTGATGCTCTAGCAAATGGTACTTCGATTAATATTAAAAACATTAATATTGTTAGAAATGGCGTACTCGACTTACAACATTATTTATTAGGTAACAATAACCAAAACAGTGCGGCAGTATCTACAACATCGCATTTTCAAACGCCAACTAGTCATGTATGTCCAGAAGTTCATCAAACATCTGTAGCAGCGACGAAGTCGAAAACCGTAAATGATAGACCAAGCAGTCAAATTTCATCAACAGTACCCTTGAATGAGTCGAAATTGATACATCAAGATCAAAGTGAGGATTATCATAACCTGCAAAGCGTATTTCATAGTCATCAACAAATCGGCAACACTAACCTCACGGAAAATTGTGATGGGGAAGATAACAGCAAGGTTCTTGATGAATCTGCTGTAATTGCCGCTAGAACACAAGATCCTCGACACGAAGCCGCTAGTTTCAACAAAGTTAAACTAGACGACCCAACACAGAAAGAGCAATACGAGTGCATACATCATAAAGACAATCTGGTTCCTTCAGGGATTAGCAGCGGTGTCGCTAGTAGAATCCCCGTGTTGAACACAAGTTTACGTTTATCGAAATGTGCATCTTGGTCTGGATGTGATGTTCAGCCGTCAGGTCATATTGTAACAGCAGCAGGAAATTCATCAGCTGGAACTGCAAGTAATTCATCAGCAGCAACGACAACTACCACAACTATTTCCAATAACGCACAACTTAATGTCGATATGATTGATCTTACACCTG CATTGCGGCGACGACGTCAAACTGAAAAATATGTAACCGACCCATCTCAACTGAATCTACGATTTCAAAGACCTCGATCGAGGCACATAAACAG AAACCGCGGTATACCGACTCACATGTTAGGTACATTTGAAGACAACTCTTCAGACAATAGTGGGGAAGAAAAGCAACACCAGCAACATCCAAgtgatattaataatagtagtttAGTAGATACATTGCAAAGTACACAATCACATCATATAAATACTCCTCTCTCGTCGGCAACCACATCATGCAATCATGTTGCAGGCGAGAATATAATTGCAGAATTTGATAGATCTCTACGTAATGATATAACACCTCCACCAGGAGCACCAAAACCCGAGAATAGTGCACGTCTACGCCGATATAGATATAACTTAGAATAA
- the LOC119660737 gene encoding tau-tubulin kinase homolog Asator isoform X2, with protein MYIFDDKRNDLEQGLAKPAQSGLRLGNALQRSATLPANPKKLTKPRVTFRVRSPSTDQNNNNNIKMTSEDLLQPGHVVKERWKVVRKIGGGGFGEIYEGQDLITREQVALKVESARQPKQVLKMEVAVLKKLQGKEHVCRFIGCGRNDRFNYVVMQLQGKNLAELRRAQPRGAFSLSTTLRLGVQILKAIESIHSVGFLHRDIKPSNFSIGRLPYNCRRVYMLDFGLARQYTTGTGEVRCPRAAAGFRGTVRYASINAHRNREMGRHDDLWSLFYMLVEFVNGQLPWRKIKDKEQVGLMKEKYDHRLLLKHLPSDLKQFLEHIQSLTYADKPNYAMLESLFERCMKRRGVKESDPYDWEKSDATGNSNSSQGNNVQMQAKNEYLHGNVTQMTVAASNASGTDCVVRRRNEIDTVQMATTEPVNHHKDKVDKNCNATTSPHHEINSGLNENNTIDQHHQREPRENTQQQHTRSQMYTAPPNQPQNLSSFLKLNSNDQEDQNQPNNAHLQHNMQGVSMQPMKAQLVSSERDTAPQTHYHQSHSRSDHQPAHHHHHQSIHASLQKKIHSSVQESNQNTHMTGNPMKTASAGAIPSLAGVVSSPHRTAQTGTTDGEAAHNFFCGNENASSCNKLPKSSQEKSTYGRLRVFTAPPTSVHELAGTTAETGSPRETEGSPFSFDLNKMEFRNQRHSAGGGGSGSVGMNITGGRRSNLRPSSGSGSTHRLSSSGGDRGGLSIGGNRDHSVTQFALIDDENVSALQQVTKGGGALTLASQWKSQFDDSEETTDNEWKQEPQSPDHKDKSNLGSHSQPNLINRQPQIRRREIKRKKCNLNIAGIENYSNLHELLPHCWSEPALGNVLRRDLKPPVIQQAAFDDTVFRMDIIRNVGIRQTVADSAVPEETALIDLDNCKVINSSDKMVDASVAPNQKLINAKRFRNSLPNIALNSAPDVTVSARPPSPPLQQLINSFDTHLKLNIFNNTHNVIQSSHNHADASYTSQQNNSKAIFNSNCEMKLPPAKVEKIECDFNLDPTETNESHVRAESINNSVDNRDKILGVDQQDEEGCAVSGRLEIRVIPKESPNPDESIYFDALANGTSINIKNINIVRNGVLDLQHYLLGNNNQNSAAVSTTSHFQTPTSHVCPEVHQTSVAATKSKTVNDRPSSQISSTVPLNESKLIHQDQSEDYHNLQSVFHSHQQIGNTNLTENCDGEDNSKVLDESAVIAARTQDPRHEAASFNKVKLDDPTQKEQYECIHHKDNLVPSGISSGVASRIPVLNTSLRLSKCASWSGCDVQPSGHIVTAAGNSSAGTASNSSAATTTTTTISNNAQLNVDMIDLTPALRRRRQTEKYVTDPSQLNLRFQRPRSRHINRNRGIPTHMLGTFEDNSSDNSGEEKQHQQHPSDINNSSLVDTLQSTQSHHINTPLSSATTSCNHVAGENIIAEFDRSLRNDITPPPGAPKPENSARLRRYRYNLE; from the exons ATGTATATATTTGACGACAAAAG AAATGATTTGGAACAAGGTCTTGCTAAGCCGGCACAGAGCGGTCTAAGGCTTGGCAATGCACTCCAGCGCTCCGCAACTCTTCCTGCCAATCCAAAAAAATTGACCAAACCGCGGGTTACATTCCGTGTTCGTTCACCATCAACAGAtcaaaacaataacaataatataaaaatgaCATCGGAAGATCTGCTGCAGCCCGGTCACGTGGTCAAAGAACGGTGGAAA GTTGTCCGTAAAATCGGTGGCGGAGGTTTTGGAGAAATTTATGAAGGACAAGATTTAATAACTCGTGAACAAGTCGCACTAAAAGTTGAATCTGCACGGCAACCGAAGCAAGTTTTGAAAATGGAAGTCGCCGTACTTAAAAAACTACAAGGGAAAGAACATGTTTGCAGATTTATCGGATGCGGAAGGAATGATCGGTTCAATTATGTGGTTATGCAgttgcaaggaaaaaacttagCTGAGCTGAGACGTGCCCAACCACGTGGTGCATTTTCTCTGAGTACAACGTTGCGTTTAGGAGTCCAAATTTTGAAAGCAATTGAGTCAATACATTCAGTTGGATTTCTTCACCGAGATATAAAGCCG AGCAACTTCTCAATTGGACGTTTGCCATATAATTGCCGCAGAGTTTATATGCTTGACTTTGGACTAGCGCGACAATATACTACTGGTACAGGAGAAGTGCGTTGCCCACGAGCAGCAGCAGGATTTAGAGGCACGGTACGATACGCTTCAATAAATGCTCATCGGAATAGGGAAATGGGTAGACATGACGACTTGTGGTCACTATTTTATATGTTGGTTGAATTTGTAAATGGACAACTTCCCTGGCGAAAAATCAAAGATAAAGAACAAGTAGgattaatgaaagaaaaatatgaTCATCGACTTCTACTCAAACATCTGCCGTCAGATTTAAAACAATTTCTAGAGCATATACAATCCCTTACATATGCAGATAAGCCAAATTATGCT ATGTTAGAGTCATTATTTGAGAGATGTATGAAACGACGAGGTGTCAAAGAATCAGATCCATACGACTGGGAAAAAAGTGATGCAACTGGGAACTCAAACTCTAGTCAAGGAAATAACGTCCAAATGCAAGCTAAAAATGAATACCTCCATGGAAATGTCACTCAAATGACTGTTGCTGCTTCAAATGCGAGTGGAACTGACTGC GTGGTCCGAAGGCGTAATGAAATCGATACTGTTCAGATGGCAACAACAGAGCCAGTCAATCACCATAAAGATAAG GTTGATAAAAATTGTAATGCCACTACTTCGCCTCATCACGAAATCAATTCAggattaaatgaaaataatacaattgatcaacatcatcaacgtgAACCACGGGAGAACACACAACAACAGCATACACGGTCACAAATGTATACCGCACCACCCAATCAACCACAGAATTTGTCGTCGTTCTTGAAATTGAATTCGAACGATCAAGAAGATCAAAATCAACCAAATAATGCTCATCTACAGCACAACATGCAAGGAGTATCAATGCAACCTATGAAG GCGCAATTGGTTTCGAGCGAACGTGATACTGCGCCACAAACACATTATCATCAATCGCATTCGCGAAGCGATCACCAGCCGGCCCATCATCACCACCACCAAAGTATTCATGCTtcactgcaaaaaaaaattcattcctCGGTACAAGAATCGAACCAAAATACTCATATGACTGGAAATCCTATGAAAACCGCGTCAGCCGGAGCAATTCCTTCGCTTGCAGGGGTAGTTAGCTCACCACACCGAACAGCTCAGACCGGAACCACTGATGGAGAGGCGgcacataattttttttgtgggaATGAGAATGCGAGTAGTTGCAATAAGCTTCCCAAGTCTAGTCAGGAAAAGTCAACTTATGGTCGGCTGCGAGTGTTCACCGCTCCACCTACCTCAGTTCACGAACTAGCGGGAACAACGGCAGAAACAGGATCACCCCGTGAAACAGAAGGGTCACCCTTTTCTTTCGACTTGAATAAAATGGAATTTCGAAACCAAAGGCATTCAGCTGGGGGTGGTGGTAGCGGAAGCGTTGGTATGAATATCACAGGTGGTCGACGATCGAATTTGCGCCCTTCTTCAGGCTCGGGATCAACACATCGCCTAAGTTCATCAGGTGGTGATAGAGGTGGTTTAAGCATTGGCGGAAACCGAGATCATTCAGTTACGCAGTTCGCCCTTATCGATGATGAAAATGTTTCTGCTCTGCAACAGGTGACAAAAGGCGGTGGTGCTTTAACTTTAGCGTCGCAATGGAAGAGCCAGTTTGATGATTCAGAGGAAACCACGGATAACGAGTGGAAACAAGAACCGCAG AGCCCTGATCATAAAGATAAAAGCAATTTAGGATCACATTCACAACCTAATTTAATAAATAGGCAACCACAAATACGCCGTCGTGAAATCAAACGTAAAAA ATGTAATTTAAATATAGCTGGAATTGAGAATTACAGCAATTTACATGAATTGCTTCCACATTGCTGGTCCGAACCAGCTCTAGGAAATGTTTTACGTCGCGATCTAAAGCCACCTGTTATCCAACAAGCTGCATTTGACGATACG GTATTTCGTATGGATATTATTCGAAACGTTGGTATTCGACAAACTGTAGCCGACTCCGCTGTCCCAGAGGAAACAGCATTGATTGATCTAGATAACTGCAAGGTCATAAATTCCTCCGATAAAATGGTTGACGCGTCAGTAGCTCCGAACCAGAAGCTGATTAATGCAAAGAGATTCCGCAATAGTTTACCAAATATCGCATTAAATAGTGCTCCAGATGTTACAGTATCTGCACGACCGCCATCACCGCCACTTCAACAACTAATCAATTCATTTGATACGCATTTAAAactgaatattttcaataatactCATAATGTTATACAAAGTAGTCATAATCACGCTGATGCCAGTTATACGAGCCAGCAAAACAATAGTAAAGCGATATTCAACTCGAATTGCGAAATGAAATTGCCACCAGCAAAAGTAGAGAAAATTGAATGTGACTTTAACTTGGATCCCACGGAAACGAACGAGAGTCACGTTAGAGCTGAATCGATAAATAATAGTGTTGATAACAGAGACAAAATTCTAGGGGTTGACCAACAGGATGAAGAAGGATGCGCTGTCAGCGGTCGGTTGGAAATTCGTGTCATTCCAAAAG AGAGCCCGAATCCTGATGAATCGATTTATTTTGATGCTCTAGCAAATGGTACTTCGATTAATATTAAAAACATTAATATTGTTAGAAATGGCGTACTCGACTTACAACATTATTTATTAGGTAACAATAACCAAAACAGTGCGGCAGTATCTACAACATCGCATTTTCAAACGCCAACTAGTCATGTATGTCCAGAAGTTCATCAAACATCTGTAGCAGCGACGAAGTCGAAAACCGTAAATGATAGACCAAGCAGTCAAATTTCATCAACAGTACCCTTGAATGAGTCGAAATTGATACATCAAGATCAAAGTGAGGATTATCATAACCTGCAAAGCGTATTTCATAGTCATCAACAAATCGGCAACACTAACCTCACGGAAAATTGTGATGGGGAAGATAACAGCAAGGTTCTTGATGAATCTGCTGTAATTGCCGCTAGAACACAAGATCCTCGACACGAAGCCGCTAGTTTCAACAAAGTTAAACTAGACGACCCAACACAGAAAGAGCAATACGAGTGCATACATCATAAAGACAATCTGGTTCCTTCAGGGATTAGCAGCGGTGTCGCTAGTAGAATCCCCGTGTTGAACACAAGTTTACGTTTATCGAAATGTGCATCTTGGTCTGGATGTGATGTTCAGCCGTCAGGTCATATTGTAACAGCAGCAGGAAATTCATCAGCTGGAACTGCAAGTAATTCATCAGCAGCAACGACAACTACCACAACTATTTCCAATAACGCACAACTTAATGTCGATATGATTGATCTTACACCTG CATTGCGGCGACGACGTCAAACTGAAAAATATGTAACCGACCCATCTCAACTGAATCTACGATTTCAAAGACCTCGATCGAGGCACATAAACAG AAACCGCGGTATACCGACTCACATGTTAGGTACATTTGAAGACAACTCTTCAGACAATAGTGGGGAAGAAAAGCAACACCAGCAACATCCAAgtgatattaataatagtagtttAGTAGATACATTGCAAAGTACACAATCACATCATATAAATACTCCTCTCTCGTCGGCAACCACATCATGCAATCATGTTGCAGGCGAGAATATAATTGCAGAATTTGATAGATCTCTACGTAATGATATAACACCTCCACCAGGAGCACCAAAACCCGAGAATAGTGCACGTCTACGCCGATATAGATATAACTTAGAATAA